One window of the Octopus sinensis linkage group LG9, ASM634580v1, whole genome shotgun sequence genome contains the following:
- the LOC115215914 gene encoding heparan sulfate glucosamine 3-O-sulfotransferase 5-like isoform X1 yields the protein MFKMAPPRNLRYWVCLFILAIQYFFMSLIFNQRGIMNILPTRTNPLGHSFPQSIYRRLLQEQSERKNHSGNLLQRNPNCIIIGVRKCGTRALLEFLSIHPNIQISKSEMHFFNKEHNYKKGLEWYRKEMPYTYEDEITIEKTPAYFITKKVPERIYKMNQTIKLLIIFRDPTIRVVSDYTQVCHNRMAENKTCFQFKDLVMNPMISKVDTDYRAVDTSIYCKHLLRWLRLFPIEQMHFVDGDILLHNPLHELRKVETFLNLEHKFTADNFYFNSTRGFYCMRNTTTERCLSSGKGRRHAKVDPHILDNLRTFFQPYNKRLFKMINRKFAWPCCLNKTDVTNTYKSDD from the coding sequence ATGTTTAAGATGGCACCGCCAAGGAACTTACGATATTGGGTGTGCCTGTTCATTCTGGCCATCCAGTATTTCTTCATGTCTTTAATCTTCAATCAAAGAGGAATAATGAATATTCTTCCAACACGAACCAATCCTCTTGGACACAGCTTCCCACAGAGTATATATCGCAGGTTACTTCAAGAACAGTCCGAAAGAAAAAATCATTCTGGTAACTTACTTCAAAGAAACCCAAACTGTATAATAATTGGTGTTAGGAAATGTGGTACTCGTGCTTTGCTGGAATTCCTGTCAATCCATCCAAATATACAAATCTCAAAGTCCGAAATGCACTTTTTCAACAAAGAACACAATTACAAAAAAGGTTTAGAATGGTATCGAAAAGAAATGCCATACACTTACGAAGATGAAATCACAATAGAAAAAACACCTGCTTATTTTATAACTAAAAAGGTTCCAGAAAGAATCTATAAAATGAACCAAACCATTAAACTTTTGATTATCTTCCGTGACCCGACGATCCGTGTCGTATCGGATTATACGCAGGTGTGCCACAATCGAATGGCAGAGAATAAGACTTGCTTCCAGTTTAAAGACCTTGTAATGAACCCTATGATTAGTAAAGTTGACACGGACTACCGAGCAGTGGACACGAGTATATATTGCAAACATCTATTGAGATGGCTGCGATTATTCCCGATAGAACAGATGCATTTTGTTGATGGGGACATTCTTCTGCACAATCCACTTCACGAACTTCGTAAAGTTGAAACATTCTTGAATTTAGAACACAAATTCACTGCAgataatttctattttaattcaACACGTGGCTTCTATTGTATGAGGAATACAACAACTGAGAGGTGTTTGTCTAGCGGTAAAGGACGCAGGCATGCCAAAGTAGACCCACATATTTTAGATAAtcttcgaacattctttcaaccGTATAACAAACGTTTGTTCAAAATGATTAATCGTAAGTTTGCATGGCCATGTTGTCTTAATAAAACTGACGTAACAAACACCTACAAAAGTGATGATTAG